CGGCAAACCTGATTTGCGACTTTGGCCAGATCCAGGCGGTGGGCAAGCTTCCTCTGGCGGCTCTTACCACCGGCGATCTGCGTGAATTAAGCCACGCGCCGCTGCAACTGTCCGGCCAGGCGCAATTGGCCCCCCTGGCGGCGCAATTACCGCGGCTGCTCCAGCTAAATCCCCAGACCCAACTCACGGCGGGGGAATTGAGCTGGAGTTGGAACTGCGCCATGGGACCTCGGGGAAAAGAATGGGGAGCCGAGGCTACCTTGGCGAATTTGACGGCAAGCTACCAGGGTAGTCCCGTCGCGCTCCGCGAGCCGGTGCAAATTGTGTTAGCCGCACATGCCGAACCCGCCGGGGTGATTGTGGACAAACTAATGGCCACGGCCAAATTTTTGAAGCTTAACGCTGGCGGAAACGCCACGGATCTACAGGCGACGATCGAATGCGATCTGGATCAATTGGCCGCCGAGTTCGGACAATTTATCAATTTGAAGCCTTACGCGCCGGCGGGAGCTCTCACCGGCGATTTGGCGTACAAATTGCAGCCCGATGGCAGTCTGGCGGGATCGCTCAATGCCGACTTGACGAACTTTCAGCTCACGTTGCCCGGCCAGGCAACTTTCCGCGAGCCGCAACTGGCATTGCGGGGACGTCTTGCCGGCACGCACGAAGCCAATGTGCCACGGTTACTCCAAACGGCGGAGTTGCAATTGGCCGCCCCCGCCCCGCCTAACGCCGCTGTGGCCGATCAATTCTTTGCCCGCATCACCCAACCGCTGGATTTGCGGCAATTGGGCGTGGGGGCTAGTTCCTTGCCATCCGGGTCGGTCGATTATGCCGCGTTGGCCTGGCCATTGGAATTTGTGCTGCAGGGGGAATTAGCGGCTTGGCAGGCGCGCTTGGGCACGATGTTCCCCTTGGAGGGCGTGCAAGTGGCGGGAACAGCGGATTTGCGCGGGACGGGATTATTTCAGGCCAGCGCGATCAAGCTGGATCAATTTCAAGGACGCATTCAGAACGCCGATTTGCGGCTACCAGGCGCGCGAATCACCGAAGACCAGCTTGATTTAACCACGCAAGGAGAGATCAATTTGGCCGCGCGACAACTGCGCCTAGGCCAGACAAACTTTTTATGCGCGACCGCAAATTTACAGGCTACCGAGGTGCAACTGGCCTGGCCGCAAAAGGGGGCTATCACCGGCGGCGGCAAATTGGTTTATGGAGCGGATCTGAGTCGGTTGCAACTGTGGATCATGGACCGGCAAATGCCGCCGGCCATCCGCTGGTCCGGCAGTCTGCGGGGAGAGGCATTATTGAATACTAGTGGCCAGGATGTGGCGCTGGATTGCCGCAACTTCATCGAGAAATTTACGCTGTATGACAGCGCGGCCGCCAATCGGCTGGCGGTTAATGGCCGGCCGGGAGCGACTCAACCGGTCGTGGGGAATGCCGGGCGCGATGTGACATTATTAGAGCCCCTGTGGAGCGAACCGCGCTTGAATGTCAACATCCGTGGCGGTTGGAACGCGCCTCGGCGTCAATTTGAACTGGAATTGGCGGAACTCCAATCGCAAGCTTTGGCCCTGCAAGCGACCGGTCGGGTGAACGGAGCCAATGCGGATGAACCAATTGTGGAACTGGGGGGAAAAGTCAATTATGACTGGCAAACCCTGGCCCCGGTGTTGCGAACTTATCTGGGCGAATCAGTGCAAGTGACAGGGCGGGAAACGCGTGAGTTTACCGTCAAAGGTCCATTACGACTTGCCGCAAACCCGACGGATTTGGCCGCGCGGGGAGCGATTTCTTCCACTCCCGTCATCGCCGATCCGGCGGCCGGAGCAACGGCAACAACCCCTGAACCGCTCGCGCTCTTGCAGCCGCTGACGGCCAGTGCCAGCGTGGGCTGGCAATCGTTGGCGGCGTATGGCTTTGAATTAAATCAAGGAGCCATCGACCTGGCATTAAGCGATGGCCTGGTCACGATGAAGCCGCTAGAGGTGCAGGCGGGCGCGGGTCAGTTGCGCATCGCCCCGCAAGTGCGGCTGACCCCGGGAATGCCGGAGTTGCTGCTGCCGCGCGGGACCGCGCTCGAGAACATCCATATCACGCCCCCGATGGCGCAAAGTTGGCTCAAATTTGTGACACCCGTGCTGGCGGATGCCACGCGGATTGACGGCAAGTTTTCGCTGGATTTGGCGGGGGGCAAGGTTCCCCTCGCCAAACCTCTGGCGGCGGATATTAGCGGGAGAATCCGGGTGCAGGAATTCGCCGTGACTCCCGGAGAACCGGCCCAGGCATTGGTATTATTGGGTGCGCAAATTACGGCACTGATCGAAAAGAAAATTCCGCCGACGCAGGTGGATCGCCAAGTGGTATTATTAAAAATGCCGGAACAAAACGTCGACTTTCGGGTGGTGGACGGGCGGGTCTACCACCAGGGGATGACGATGCAGGTGGGCAAGGTGGTGCTGCAAACCCAAGGTTGGGTAAACCTCGAGGATGAGAGCCTGGGTCTGTTGGTGGAAGTGCCGTTTCAACCCGACTGGGTGCAAAAGTTGCCGATACTGGCGAAGATCCCCGAACAAAAGTTTCAGATACCGATGGAGGGGACGCTGCGGCAGCCAAAAGTAAGCAGCGAGGCGATCAAGCAGATAACCAGCCTGTTATTACAAAACGCGGCGCAGAACGCGATAGAAAACCAACTCAATCGCGGCCTGGACCGGTTGTTGCGGCCGCGATAGACGTAAGAATAACTGAATGCAAGTAGTTGCTAAAATTATTAAATGGGGTTATTGGCAATACTTAACTTTAGAAAATTTACCATCCAATTTGACAGAATGTCCTTTTTTCCCGGCGGTTATGGCGGGTAAGCCCTGTATACGCGGGATGCGTGTCACGATGGGGACAGTTTTGGGGCTTTTGTCCAGTGGTTATTCAAGCGAGCGCATTTTACAGGGTTATCCGTTTTTGGAGGCTGAGGATATAGATGGGGTGTTTGGGAATGCATAGTTCTATACACAAACCAAGAAAGACCATCCGCTATACACTATCAGCTAGTTACTATGTTCCTCACTTTCCCAGCAAATCAACTTCCGAGTCATCCGGTTTGGCCCGCTGACGTTGATTGCGCAGCTCGGCCATCATCGTCCGCAAGGCACGTCCATATTCCCGCACTGCCGTGGTAAAGTCATCCTGGTCGGCCGCCTCCACTCCCGCTTTGACATAGCCGTTGAATTTCGCCCAATCGATGGCCCAGCTTCCCTTGGTCGCCGCGTCGCGCAGTTCATGGGCGAGCCTGGCTAAATCATCCGACAGCGCGCCGTCCGGCTGGCATTCGCAGCGGGTATGGGGGCCTTTGCCTAGCATTCTGCCAGCGGGCAGGTAGCTGTATTCAGGTTCGGGGACCGTGGATAGCTGCAAAAAACCAAATCCCAAAAACATCGCCGCCGCCACAAACGCGATCGTCGGGATATACCAGGGAAGCGAGGTGGTGGTTAAGACCAAACCCAAGATTAAAAAGCAAACCGCGGCGGCCCACATCACGATGGACATCATTTTCTTGGCTTTTTTTTCTTGCAAATCCTCGCCAATGGGCAACAACCCCGGCTGGTTTTCCGGCAGGGTGGCCAGCGCCGGGTGCGTGATCCGCACCACGATCACGGTGATGTTGTCCGGACCGCCGCGCAAATTGGCCAAATCCACCAGCACCCGCGCGGACTCCGCCGGGGGAAGGGCCTGGAGAATCGCGCCAATCTCGCGGTCGGAAAGTTTGCCCGCCATCAGGCCGTCGCTGCACAACAAAAAAATGTCTCCCACCTCGATGGGAAACGGCCCCTCCAAATCGACCTGCACATCGGGATGCGGACCGAGCGAGCGGGTGATGACATTCTTGGGCACGATGCTGGGAACGGCGTCCTTGGGGATATGCCCCGCGGCGGACATTTCCCAGACCAGGCTATGGTCAAACGTCAGTTGCTCAAACTGCCTGCCCCGCAACCGGTAAACGCGACTGTCGCCGACATGCCCCACCAACGCCCCCTGCGGCAATAGCACTAGCGTGCTAGCCGTGGTTCCCATCCCCTGAAAATCCAGGTTGCTCTGGCCGCGACGGTGGATGGTGGCGTTGACCTCGCGGATGCTTTTGCGAATGGCGTTGGGCGGGGGAAGCGTCAGTTTGTGATAAGTATGCGGGATCGTGTCCGCGGCGATCTTGCTAGCCAGTTCGCCAGCCGCGTGCGCTCCCATTCCATCCGCCACTAAAAACACGTGCCCCCGCTTGCGCCACAAATCGGGGTCGGGGGCCAGCATCACCGCTTTGGAGTCTTGATTATTGGACCGGCGCATACCGACGTCGGTGACTTCGGCATAATCCAGAAAACTTTTCCAGTTGACCGTGTGGGGCATCGAACGATTACAAAAATTAAAAAAGTTTGGCAGCCAGGCCCAAGCGGCGGTCAGGTTAACTCAACACAAGTGCGCTTGCGGAGTTTCGCTAGCAGAAATTATTCTAATCTGCAATAAATCGCCGGACTAGCTAGGGCGTACCGGGGAATTTGGGTTTTCCCGGCTCCCCGCTTGCCGTCCTCTGGGGGAAAAAACGCTCTGGCCTGGACACCTGCGCCAAAGTATAGTTGGCCCCCGCTAGTCTTTCCGTGACCCGAAATCGTCAGCCACCAGCACGGAATTGGCAATTCCTTTCCCCCGATTATCCTGGTTAAACCGCCCAAATACCCATGCTATCGCCAAATTGGCAGCGTCGCGTCGCGGTACGGAGCCAGAGGGCCTGGGTCCTGGCGGGCATGGTTGCCCTGGGGGGGCTCTTGGTCTTGCAGACCGGGTGCGTCACGCGGCGTTTGACCATTCGCAGCAACCCCCCCGGAGCGCGGGTGTACGTGGGTGACGAAGAGTTAGGGACCACGCCAGTCGCGCATGATTTTACGTATTATGGCACGCGCAAGATTCGCCTGGTCAAGGATGGTTATGAAACATTGATCGTTAATCAACCTGTCCCGGCCCCGTGGTATCAACTGCCGCCGCTCGATTTTGTCAGCGAAAACCTGGTGCCGGGTGAAATCCGCGACGAACGCAATGTTACTTATGAACTGCGACCGTTACAGTTGTTGCCGCGCGATCAGCTAATCCAAAAAGCCAACGGACTGCGCCGCGCTAGCGGAGGCCAACCGGGCATGGCGGTTCCCGCGAATGCGACCACGATACCGCCTAATGGGTTTCCCGCCGGTCCCGAGGTTGTGCCCCCTGGCACGGCGGTCGGTCCCGCGCCGGGACCAACCACACTCCCTCCTCCGCCGAACACGCCCCAGTGGATCTATCCGGTCCAGCCGTCGGCGCCCGACCGG
This genomic window from Pirellulales bacterium contains:
- a CDS encoding DUF433 domain-containing protein; amino-acid sequence: MQVVAKIIKWGYWQYLTLENLPSNLTECPFFPAVMAGKPCIRGMRVTMGTVLGLLSSGYSSERILQGYPFLEAEDIDGVFGNA
- a CDS encoding protein phosphatase 2C domain-containing protein, whose product is MPHTVNWKSFLDYAEVTDVGMRRSNNQDSKAVMLAPDPDLWRKRGHVFLVADGMGAHAAGELASKIAADTIPHTYHKLTLPPPNAIRKSIREVNATIHRRGQSNLDFQGMGTTASTLVLLPQGALVGHVGDSRVYRLRGRQFEQLTFDHSLVWEMSAAGHIPKDAVPSIVPKNVITRSLGPHPDVQVDLEGPFPIEVGDIFLLCSDGLMAGKLSDREIGAILQALPPAESARVLVDLANLRGGPDNITVIVVRITHPALATLPENQPGLLPIGEDLQEKKAKKMMSIVMWAAAVCFLILGLVLTTTSLPWYIPTIAFVAAAMFLGFGFLQLSTVPEPEYSYLPAGRMLGKGPHTRCECQPDGALSDDLARLAHELRDAATKGSWAIDWAKFNGYVKAGVEAADQDDFTTAVREYGRALRTMMAELRNQRQRAKPDDSEVDLLGK
- a CDS encoding PEGA domain-containing protein; the protein is MLSPNWQRRVAVRSQRAWVLAGMVALGGLLVLQTGCVTRRLTIRSNPPGARVYVGDEELGTTPVAHDFTYYGTRKIRLVKDGYETLIVNQPVPAPWYQLPPLDFVSENLVPGEIRDERNVTYELRPLQLLPRDQLIQKANGLRRASGGQPGMAVPANATTIPPNGFPAGPEVVPPGTAVGPAPGPTTLPPPPNTPQWIYPVQPSAPDRASPGTIQPLTPPVR